In Coffea eugenioides isolate CCC68of chromosome 4, Ceug_1.0, whole genome shotgun sequence, the genomic stretch TAGTAGGGAAGCATAATTACCTCTGTATGTCATTTTCGTTAAGTATTGATGAATTTAGATGTGCATACTCAACTTTTCCAAGCTCGGCAGTCTTTCTTTATCCAATCTGTTCTGAATCTCTAGGCCGGTTGCCACAAAGAAAACTGGCAGCTCTCGGTCATATTTGACATTTGAGGTCTTTCAATCTGATTCTTTGTTGTTTGTAGAATTCTGGGCAATGTGCTTTTTACCACattgattaaataattaattacaGAGCAATCATTGTAAGACATTGCTCTGTGTTGATTAATTCTTTTTACAACAATCTTTTTAAATCTTTAATGCAATCTTTTTTGAATTAATTCTTTTTAGCACATTGCTCTGTGTTGATTATAAGAGTTTTTTCTGGTCATTGGATGAACCATTTTTGAGGAATATGTAatgcaaaaaaggaaaaaggaaatctGGTATTTTAGTTAAGAATATCTGTTGGTTTGGAGTGGTTCAATGGTCATTTTTTTACTGTAAGAGCATTTTCTATAGCTGCCATCCATTTCTAGCTTTGGGAACGAGTCATATGATGCTGCATTTAATTAAGAGAGACTGATTTCTAGAGCAAGTTGGTTGAATTTGAAATCATATTCCtcttatttttatgtttaagttctggaaaaatttgattttgtCCTCCGTTAACGTGGTGATGATTGGCATTCAAATTCACATAAAAAAATAACTTCTGGATTTTAAGTTCGAATTTGAACATTGCCCTTCCTGATCGAAAAACTGCTTATGTGGATCATAGCTATTGATTTTAATGCCAAAGTATAAGCTAGGAAAAATACAGAGTTGTTACAAGGGCAATGTAACTTGTCGGAGGTGAAATAGGTGAAATAGGGCAAGAGTTGTTACAAGGGCAATGTAACTTGTCGGAGTTGTTTAAGAAGGTGTTAAAACTCTGAATTCATGTATTCTTTTGACTGCAAATAGCTATATAATGATGAGGGAGTCATTTGAAGGATtcctttcaaaaaaaatttcacttaaATTGTGTACTTATTGAGGCTTTGACAAATTAATCCATGAGTAGTAGTAAAGTTTTCATGCCTTCATTTGATTTAGGTGAAATAGGGGGTTAGCGGAATTAGTTCAAATTCTACTATTTACTTTGTAATATTTTGAATgaagaatttcatttctttcttgcaCATATTTTTCTGTTCTATTATAGAGGTAGGTAATTTTGCTGAATTCCAATTAATTTGAGATATAGGCATACATTATTTTGTTAACAGGTTTATGCCGCCGTGCACTAGATCCATTTCTAGAGGTTTGTTTTGGGGTATATTTTTTCACCCTGCATGTATTTTTCTGTTAGGAATTGTAAGGGATAATTTTCACTTTTGCTCACAGTCGGAAAACTCATACTTCCTGGTTCTGTTACGACTGCTTGGTCCGAGTGTGGAGAGAACGATTTACAGCTTTGCATCACCAATTACTTCAAGGTATTATTGAATTCGTCTCCTTTTACAACCCCTTCACTAATATATTGAATTAACTATTTTGTATGTCCCCTGTTCATGGCTGCCCTAGTTGGAAATTGGTATTATTTGCACGTGATTCAAGAGAATTACTTCAACATTGCTATATATTTGTTTTGGGGCTATAGATGTCATTCAATTTCTGTTTAGCATCTTTAATAGTCAATTTTCGCTAATCTTATTTGTCCTACATAAAGCGTAAAAAATCAATGGCTGGTAAGGTTGGTTCATCAAGGCAAGGTCGAGCCCAATTTCCAATGGAGCGAGAGCTTGAATTTGTGGAGTACTTGGTTGAATTAAAACGGGCTAATAGAATGAACAAGGGCAACTTAAAGAGTGAGGTGTTCCCGGCAATTGTTGataaattttgccaaaaaaggATGCTACTTTGATCAATCTCAAATCAAGGCGAAATATTATGCATTACGCCATCTGACTCAAGAATACAATCGCATGCGATTGAGAGTGACTGGGGCCGGATGGGATCCCCTCCTCCAGACTGTAACCATGGACGAAAGCAAATGGCAAGCTGTGATTAAGGTACTccaattaattttttcttttccattacaTAAGCTTATAAAGtgtaaaaactattttttaacATCCTTTATGTTAATTTTGGTATTAAATGTGTAGGAGAATCCATCTTTTGAGACTTACCATAACAAAGATTGCCGTGTCTTCTACATATTGTTGGAGGTGTTTGACAAAATGGATGCCCAAGGCCAATACGCAAGGGACTCAAACCAACCACCAGTTGACATCAATGACGAGATAAGAGCGAGGCAAAGTCAAGCTTTCTCCAATATGGGTGGCTAGGGTACGGAGCATGTTGACCTGACTGATGAAATGACGCCTCCTATGCAGTCAACTGGGAAATCGGATACCAAACATTCGAAAGGCAAAggcaaagggaaaagaaagactCTGGAATCTTCATCCGCCAAAGACGGTGACCTCCCGCCCGGTCTAAGTTGCAGCTCATACAATAATGCCATATCTTGGAAGGATGCGACGTTTGCTTTCGATCGGAGCATGTCCCAGAGCGTAGATGCCCCACCTCTCCCACCTGCTGCTACTCCAGCTCCTCCTCCTCCGATTTACGTGGATGATGACCCGTACTCGGTGGCAAAGGCAGATGCAGCCTTAAACACAATAGAAGGCTTTCCAGATAAAGTAGCTGTCACAGCAGCTGTTAAGTTGGCTGATTCCGCTGACCATCAGAGGATGTTTTTGAGTCAGAAGAGTGAGGCTAGGAAGCGGTTGTATGCACTGAAGATTAGGGGGGCAAACTAGATGATTGAGACCTGCATGTGCTTGGGGAGGTTAAGCACTAGTTGGAAGGgctttgtttgcatgttttaatgACTCTAGAATTGTATTTGTGATTGATGGATGCTGGTTTTCCCTGTTGGGAAACGAATTTGCACTTTGGTTATTTCATTACGTAGTTTGGTTCATTTTAAGACTTACCATAATATTTCACTTTATTCAAATATTTGACTTTTTGAGTTGGCGAATAATAAATAGGAGTCTTTCTTTAATATAAGAGTTGCTTTACTAATGATCATATTCCTAGCTTGTTCCTCATTTGGTGCTTATGTATCACTTGTTTTCAAGGTGTAGGTGTTTTGCCCAAACAGAGCGTAAATGGCTAGGGCTCCGCCAAATTTTGAAGTGAATTTAGATGACCCAAATGATGCAAGACAAGCCGCAACTGCTGTGTTAATACTATCGTGGCACTTTCAAACACATCAAGTTCCAAGGACAAGGCAGCTAGTCCATACATGCCCTTTCACAGGTCAAGGTTGGGTTGACGACTTGTTGGGGGGAAAGTGCATCAGGATGCTTAACAACATGCGCATGAATGTGCCCACATTTATTCAACTTTGTCGGATATTGCGTGAATGTGGATACATTATTGAGGGCCCCTGTGATAAAGTGACTTTAGAGGAAGGAGTAGCAATTGCTTTATATGGACTGAGCCATGATTTGACACAAAGGGTGCTAGGTGAGCGATTTCAGCATTCCACTGAGACCATTCATCGACACGTGCGCCGCCTGTGCCAGTCCTTAGTCCGATTAGCACCTATTGCACTCTGACATAGGGACACAGATACTACTCATCCTCGGATTAGGAATAATAGACGATTTTATCCCTGGTTTAAGGTACGTGCCCGCATCTTAAAACTAATAAGTTTCGAAATGCAACTTTAATTTACCATAGATTCAATATGTAGGATTGCATTGGGGCTATTGATGGAACACATGTCTCGACAAGCATGCCAAGAGGGGAACAGGATGCCTTTCGTAATAGAAAGGGCATGCTTTCACAAAATGTTTTAGCTGCATATGACCACAATATGAGGTTCGTTTATGTCAGAGCTGGTTGGGAAGGTAGTGCCCATGATAGTCGTGTCTTATTGGATGCTATTTCCAATCCGGATGCAGCATTTCCAACCCCACCGGCTGGAAAATATTATGCAGTTGATGCAGCGTACAGACACATTCCAGGATTCATGGCCCCTTTCAAGAGTGGTCCAGGAGGAAGATCACAAACTACACAGAAAGGATTATTTAATCGCCGCCATTCTTCGGTTCGAAATATAATAGAGAGGACGTTTGGGGTATGGAAAATGAGGTTCAAAATTCTGAATGGTCCTATGAAAAACTATCCTATTGAGGCACAGAGGAACATTGTAGTGGCGTGCTGCGTACTACACAATTTCATTAGAGAGATGCAGCCATACGATGTCTACTTACCGGATGAAGTTAATATGGATGGCGGAGGTACCGAGGGAGCTCAAATGCCACAATTCCACGTCACTCCAGAAGCACTCCATGATTGGAAGGAATTACGAAATGCAATGGCTGATCACATGTACCTTCACCGAAATGAGTAGTATATGGTTACCAGGTCCTTATCATTTTCACGCTGTCTACTTGATTCCCACGTAGCCCGAACTAGTTTCAGTTGTATAATGTGACTTTTTTTAATATTTGGGATGAATATTTGGTCATGTAGCAATTGAAGCCTTCTGGTCATGTACTTGTTTACCGGATTCCTTTCCACTTGTGTCAATGTAATATTTTCACATGCATTCCAAATTATTTtgttataacaaattattaaaCACAATACAGGTTTTGAGATTCCATATTACTGTGAAATATACGAAAATCTCCATGTTTACCTATTTAGACGCAAGCTAGTTGAAAAAGTCATAACAATTTTGTTACAGTAATATGGAGCACAATTTTTGTGgctagaggaaaaaaaaatttctaatattaattgctttaatttatataaaaaaagttttagtttaaaaaattgctacagtaatttttaaaaaacttatacagtaagtttttctacaacttctacagtgacctacagtaaagttttagacaaacttccaaaaaactcaggttccaaatgGGTCCAATGTTTTGAATCATTCCTGCATTTCTTATGAATAAGATTTTTGGTCACTAATTCTCATTTTTTACTACATGCACGAACAATCACAAAATTGACAAGCCCAACTGAATGTGTGGGAATGCTAATTCTATACTCAAAGATTGTGTCCCAAGATAGAAATGGTGAGAGGTTGACCTCAATACTTGGCTAAGATATTGCACCCTCCCTTGTAACCAACTTTATAGAGTTTGACATTTTTGTACCAAATTTCCAAATGGCATAGTAACGAGATTCAAAATCTTTGCTGTTAGAAAAGCAAATGTCTAAACTAACTAATCCATCTTTTTGGAGTTGCATCATTTTTAGTTTTGAGACAACTAAATCATTTAACATTTTTAGTTTTTCACTTTTAAGTTGTACTAATTGTCATAAAGATTGCTTATCtggggatttttttttgttataaagGTTTTACTTTTCATAAAGACAAccaaaatcatttaaaatttttagcTGAGTTTTTTAAAGGCAGTCCTGCCAACCTCTTGGGCCGAGCGTCAGACTCTAAGGGTTTATGCCCTGCCGACCTCTGGGGTCGAGCATCAATTCTCAGACTTTGAAGGCTCTCCGTCGATTCGTTATTTCGATTTGTCCCCTTGCCGCCGACCTCCTAGGTCGAGCGTCAAAATCTTGAAGATAATCATGCCGACTTTCTGGGTCGG encodes the following:
- the LOC113769206 gene encoding protein ANTAGONIST OF LIKE HETEROCHROMATIN PROTEIN 1-like translates to MARAPPNFEVNLDDPNDARQAATAVLILSWHFQTHQVPRTRQLVHTCPFTGQGWVDDLLGGKCIRMLNNMRMNVPTFIQLCRILRECGYIIEGPCDKVTLEEGVAIALYGLSHDLTQRVLGERFQHSTETIHRHDCIGAIDGTHVSTSMPRGEQDAFRNRKGMLSQNVLAAYDHNMRFVYVRAGWEGSAHDSRVLLDAISNPDAAFPTPPAGKYYAVDAAYRHIPGFMAPFKSGPGGRSQTTQKGLFNRRHSSVRNIIERTFGVWKMRFKILNGPMKNYPIEAQRNIVVACCVLHNFIREMQPYDVYLPDEVNMDGGGTEGAQMPQFHVTPEALHDWKELRNAMADHMYLHRNE